A stretch of the Pongo pygmaeus isolate AG05252 chromosome 16, NHGRI_mPonPyg2-v2.0_pri, whole genome shotgun sequence genome encodes the following:
- the NMB gene encoding neuromedin-B isoform X3 — protein MARRAGGARLFSSLLLFALLAAAVAPLSWDLPEPRSRAGKIRVHPRGNLWATGKAEAAGFATTQTPLWLLGEVEGPRGGRLSIFLPQERKPGLYPLDPLR, from the exons GGCGCTCGGCTGTTCAGCAGCCTCCTGCTCTTCGCCCTGCTCGCTGCCGCCGTCGCCCCGCTCAGCTGGGATCTCCCGGAGCCCCGCAGCCGAGCCGGCAAGATACGAGTGCACCCGCGAGGCAACCTCTGGGCCACCG GAAAAGCTGAGGCAGCAGGCTTTGCCACCACCCAGACACCTTTGTGGCTCCTTGGTGAGGTGGAAGGACCAAGAGGAGGAAGGTTAAGTATCTTCCTGCCACAAGAACGgaaacctggtctctacccactagatCCCCTGAGGTAG